A DNA window from Chryseobacterium sp. MEBOG06 contains the following coding sequences:
- a CDS encoding RagB/SusD family nutrient uptake outer membrane protein gives MNKNKFSSLFLSLACVVTLNSCSDYLEVENLSNTTEKQQFDSAPDTFAALVGVYNSAMGDNTYGQRMNLILSQSGDDFRTSGDYNANDRRGISCFGAVPTNTELLRPFLDTYTGIERANLIIKNIPISPVYQTGSAADKKLMDRYLGEALTLRALFYYDLIKNWGDIPFQDVPSADLPSVYLPKTDRDVIYDQLLEDLAQASTLVPWKSEGGTTAQRLSKAAVKGLRARIALARAGYSLRRSPQMMAQGSNPQKYYQIAYDECKDIINSGQHKLNPSYEGLFRSLHTNSQDTTNEVIFAVGAFGGNSRTDSKIGYYNGLRHDDTDWKSAGGISAIPTYFYEFSKYDLRRDVNVAIFRVSTTKQEDLQTSINWNDGKFRKSWTAITGTSQNLGIDWPLLRYADILLMFAEADNELHSSPSQEAIDAVMAVRQRAYAGNLGQIGTIPTSKNAFFNYVVQERLLEFGGEGLRKYDLIRWNLLETKINETRQKLTDFMNGTGAYANVPEYIFYKKPASTVVNYVPSRTAQQNVLDMDLYVNGISKADVFYSPNQSVATPSGYTKISWRLAMTQPYISGDPVKSYAYYFQPNKKELLPIALDVINSNYNLTQDYGY, from the coding sequence ATGAACAAAAATAAATTTTCAAGCCTTTTCTTATCTCTTGCCTGCGTGGTCACGCTAAATTCCTGCAGTGATTATTTAGAGGTGGAAAATCTTTCCAATACCACAGAGAAACAACAGTTTGACTCAGCACCGGATACTTTTGCTGCACTCGTGGGAGTTTACAACAGCGCCATGGGTGACAATACCTACGGACAGAGAATGAATCTTATTCTTTCACAGTCGGGAGACGATTTCAGAACATCCGGAGATTATAATGCCAATGACAGAAGAGGAATCAGCTGCTTCGGAGCAGTACCTACCAACACGGAATTACTGAGGCCTTTCCTTGATACTTATACAGGGATTGAAAGAGCCAATCTTATTATCAAGAACATCCCAATCTCACCTGTTTATCAAACCGGATCAGCGGCTGATAAAAAGCTGATGGACCGATATCTGGGTGAAGCTTTAACCCTTAGAGCCCTTTTTTATTATGATTTAATCAAAAACTGGGGGGATATTCCTTTTCAGGATGTTCCTTCTGCCGACCTGCCTTCTGTATATCTTCCTAAAACAGACCGTGATGTCATCTATGATCAATTATTGGAAGACCTGGCCCAGGCATCAACCTTAGTTCCATGGAAATCCGAGGGAGGAACAACTGCTCAAAGACTGTCAAAAGCAGCAGTAAAAGGGTTAAGAGCAAGAATTGCATTGGCAAGAGCAGGATATTCTCTTCGCAGAAGTCCGCAAATGATGGCACAGGGATCTAACCCTCAGAAATATTACCAGATCGCTTACGATGAATGTAAAGACATCATCAATTCCGGACAGCACAAACTGAATCCTAGTTATGAAGGGCTTTTCAGATCACTGCATACCAACAGCCAGGATACAACGAACGAGGTTATTTTCGCGGTAGGTGCGTTCGGAGGAAATTCCAGAACAGATTCTAAAATAGGATATTATAACGGATTAAGACATGACGATACAGACTGGAAATCAGCCGGAGGAATCAGTGCTATTCCTACTTATTTCTATGAATTCAGCAAATATGATCTGAGAAGAGATGTAAATGTGGCTATTTTCAGGGTAAGTACCACAAAGCAGGAGGATCTTCAGACTTCAATCAACTGGAATGACGGAAAGTTCAGAAAATCATGGACCGCCATTACGGGAACTTCGCAGAATTTAGGGATCGACTGGCCTTTACTAAGATATGCCGATATTTTATTAATGTTTGCTGAAGCAGATAATGAACTGCACAGTTCTCCTTCACAGGAAGCTATTGACGCTGTAATGGCGGTAAGACAGAGAGCTTATGCAGGAAACTTAGGTCAGATTGGAACTATTCCCACTTCAAAAAATGCCTTCTTTAATTATGTAGTACAGGAAAGACTGCTGGAATTCGGAGGGGAAGGATTAAGAAAATATGACCTGATCCGCTGGAATCTTCTGGAAACAAAAATTAATGAAACCAGACAAAAGCTAACCGATTTTATGAACGGAACCGGAGCTTATGCCAATGTTCCCGAGTATATTTTCTATAAAAAACCAGCTTCAACAGTTGTAAACTACGTTCCTTCAAGAACAGCCCAGCAAAATGTTCTGGATATGGACCTGTATGTCAACGGAATCAGCAAGGCGGATGTATTCTACAGCCCCAACCAAAGTGTAGCCACTCCTTCAGGATACACCAAAATCAGCTGGAGACTGGCCATGACACAGCCTTACATCAGTGGAGATCCTGTGAAAAGTTATGCTTACTATTTCCAGCCTAACAAAAAGGAGCTTCTTCCTATTGCACTGGATGTGATCAATTCAAATTATAACCTTACTCAAGATTACGGATATTAG
- a CDS encoding pectinesterase family protein encodes MKIQTVSVADQSVFYPKSHSMKTSLFFKNNHLFLIVLVALFSLLSFKTNDRTIIVSKDGKGNFTTIQQAVDAIENGSSVRTKIFIKAGIYKEKIIILETKGAVFLEGENPEKTMITYDDFASKKNAEGKEIGTTGSSTVFIYSNDFTAKNISIENSSGKVGQAVAVLTSGDRIAFENCRFLGNQDTLYLKGVQDMQDKTKPSRNYFRNCYIEGTTDYIFGAGTAVFENCIIYSKETASYITAASTPKDHEFGFIFINSKITGNAKDHSVYLGRPWRPFAKTIYIDCEINSTIKPEGWHNWNKPDAEKTTFYAESNSRGAGADNSQRVPWSHQLSKEERKKYTTVNILKGKDNWNVKKSLP; translated from the coding sequence ATGAAAATACAGACTGTCTCTGTAGCGGATCAGTCTGTATTTTACCCCAAAAGTCATTCTATGAAAACCTCCCTATTTTTTAAAAACAATCATCTGTTTCTCATCGTTCTGGTCGCTCTGTTCAGCCTCCTTTCTTTCAAAACCAATGATAGGACCATCATAGTTTCGAAAGACGGAAAAGGTAATTTCACAACGATTCAGCAAGCGGTTGATGCTATTGAAAATGGTTCTTCCGTAAGGACGAAAATTTTTATAAAAGCCGGAATTTATAAAGAAAAGATCATTATTCTCGAAACAAAAGGTGCTGTTTTTCTGGAAGGAGAAAATCCTGAGAAAACCATGATCACCTATGATGATTTTGCTTCTAAAAAGAATGCAGAGGGAAAAGAAATCGGAACAACGGGCTCATCTACAGTTTTTATCTACTCCAATGATTTTACAGCGAAGAACATCTCTATTGAAAACAGTTCCGGAAAAGTAGGCCAGGCTGTTGCCGTTCTTACCTCCGGTGACCGGATCGCCTTTGAAAACTGCAGATTTCTAGGTAATCAGGACACTTTATACCTAAAAGGAGTTCAGGATATGCAGGACAAAACGAAACCTTCCAGGAATTATTTTAGAAACTGTTATATAGAAGGAACTACCGATTATATCTTCGGGGCAGGAACCGCTGTTTTTGAAAACTGTATTATTTATTCCAAAGAAACGGCAAGTTATATTACGGCAGCTTCTACTCCAAAGGACCATGAATTTGGATTTATTTTTATCAATTCAAAAATTACAGGCAATGCCAAAGACCATTCGGTATATCTGGGAAGACCCTGGAGACCCTTTGCAAAGACCATTTATATTGATTGTGAAATCAATTCAACAATAAAACCCGAAGGATGGCACAATTGGAATAAGCCTGATGCAGAAAAGACAACATTCTATGCAGAAAGCAATTCAAGAGGAGCTGGTGCTGATAACAGCCAAAGAGTTCCATGGTCACATCAGTTAAGCAAAGAAGAAAGAAAAAAATATACAACAGTCAATATCCTTAAAGGAAAAGACAACTGGAATGTAAAAAAGAGCTTACCATAA
- a CDS encoding DUF4861 family protein: protein MKFSLFKIVIAGAFISSTLSAQTSVIETIKRNPKAPFSYAELSVKKGGKWEGNQYVGGTFQNVQELTLPDSHTDHSSYIRYEGIGLENNQIGYRLYLDWRNATDIFGKKVTALVLPEVGQDGFESYHHDAPWGQDILKSGRSIGIGSYGRYDEQNDYVETFKIVKRTTAKVINEKDKSYAVIDYKGWKTWGDAIDLQSKLTIFPKDRFVKVDLNLSNTLSGLCTGIVAVKDIPVKQGISKNKKWGYIATYGQQTLAQKEDNLGMAVFYPLENFDKYAKTKSTHTIVFKKTKNVSYYFLGAWSQEPNGLTSEESFYQDLDKKLDILDKNNQL, encoded by the coding sequence ATGAAATTCAGTTTGTTTAAAATAGTCATTGCAGGAGCTTTTATCAGTTCTACCCTTTCAGCACAGACCTCTGTGATTGAAACCATTAAGAGAAATCCTAAAGCTCCCTTTTCCTACGCAGAACTTTCCGTTAAAAAAGGCGGAAAATGGGAAGGAAATCAATACGTTGGCGGAACTTTCCAAAACGTTCAGGAACTTACTCTCCCCGATTCTCACACCGACCATTCTTCTTACATCAGGTATGAGGGAATCGGTCTGGAAAACAACCAGATTGGCTACAGGCTCTATCTGGACTGGAGAAATGCAACGGATATTTTCGGAAAAAAAGTGACAGCTTTGGTATTGCCGGAAGTAGGACAAGACGGCTTTGAATCCTATCATCATGATGCACCGTGGGGGCAGGATATTTTAAAATCCGGGCGCAGCATAGGAATCGGCTCTTACGGAAGATATGATGAACAGAATGATTATGTGGAAACCTTTAAAATCGTAAAAAGGACCACTGCGAAAGTAATCAATGAAAAAGATAAGTCTTATGCTGTCATCGATTATAAAGGTTGGAAAACCTGGGGCGATGCAATAGATTTACAGTCAAAACTGACTATTTTTCCAAAAGACCGTTTTGTAAAAGTAGACCTGAATCTGAGCAATACCCTTTCAGGTTTGTGCACCGGAATTGTTGCTGTTAAAGATATTCCGGTAAAACAGGGAATCAGCAAAAATAAAAAATGGGGCTATATTGCAACTTATGGACAGCAGACCCTTGCCCAAAAAGAAGACAACCTGGGAATGGCAGTCTTCTACCCCCTTGAAAATTTCGATAAATATGCCAAAACGAAATCCACTCACACCATCGTTTTCAAAAAGACAAAGAATGTATCCTATTACTTTTTAGGAGCCTGGTCTCAGGAACCCAATGGTTTAACAAGCGAGGAATCTTTCTATCAGGATCTGGATAAAAAACTGGATATTCTGGATAAAAACAACCAACTTTAA
- a CDS encoding glycoside hydrolase family 105 protein, protein MNFINNTIKVYALAAVCSGFFLSCAQKTLQTTSLNVESEVKGKISAQLPWSQRMLLSEMKRFPQAWMLDYNKAPKWSYPTAIVLEGAEKLYEKTGNKDYYNYITTFGETMVKEDGNIISYDLSKYNIDMLNCGNVLLYLYQQEKKDKYLKALQTLRSQINGQPRTSEGGFWHKKIYPNQMWLDGLYMAEPFYAHYTQYFSKGEAAEKAFNDIINQFDLIQKHLLDKKTGLLYHAWDESREQQWANKETGLSPNFWSRAMGWYGMAMVDVLDYLPQNHPGRARLLSYLKFYCDAVIKVQDNKTGLWYQVLDKGGEKGNYLEATGSSMFVYTMIKSINKGYLTKSYKTYADKGYKGIIKNLITVDENGVVSLNKCCAVAGLGGTPYRSGSYEYYVNEEVRSNDPKGTGPFILASLEFEK, encoded by the coding sequence ATGAACTTTATCAATAACACTATCAAAGTATATGCATTGGCTGCAGTATGTTCGGGATTCTTTTTATCCTGTGCACAAAAAACTTTACAAACCACCTCACTAAATGTAGAGTCCGAAGTAAAAGGTAAAATTTCGGCCCAGCTTCCTTGGTCGCAAAGAATGCTTCTTTCCGAGATGAAACGTTTCCCGCAAGCCTGGATGCTGGATTATAACAAAGCCCCGAAATGGAGCTACCCTACCGCTATCGTTCTGGAAGGTGCAGAAAAACTGTATGAAAAAACCGGAAACAAAGACTATTACAACTATATCACAACCTTCGGTGAAACGATGGTGAAAGAAGACGGAAACATCATTTCCTACGACCTTTCCAAGTATAATATTGATATGCTGAATTGCGGAAATGTACTTCTTTACCTTTATCAGCAGGAGAAAAAAGATAAATATTTAAAAGCGTTACAAACCCTGCGCTCCCAGATCAACGGCCAGCCAAGAACCTCAGAAGGTGGATTCTGGCACAAGAAAATCTATCCCAATCAGATGTGGCTGGATGGTTTGTATATGGCCGAACCTTTCTACGCCCACTACACCCAATATTTTTCAAAAGGAGAAGCCGCTGAAAAAGCATTTAATGATATCATCAATCAATTTGACTTAATTCAAAAGCATTTGCTGGACAAAAAAACCGGACTTTTATATCATGCCTGGGATGAAAGCAGAGAACAACAGTGGGCCAACAAAGAAACAGGACTTTCTCCCAATTTCTGGTCAAGAGCGATGGGCTGGTACGGAATGGCGATGGTAGATGTATTGGATTATTTACCACAAAACCATCCGGGAAGGGCCAGGTTACTTTCATATTTAAAATTTTACTGCGACGCTGTTATCAAAGTTCAGGATAACAAAACAGGACTTTGGTATCAGGTTTTGGACAAAGGAGGAGAAAAAGGAAATTATCTGGAAGCAACAGGTTCATCCATGTTTGTATATACCATGATCAAATCCATCAACAAAGGATATTTAACCAAATCATACAAAACTTACGCAGATAAAGGCTACAAAGGCATCATCAAAAACCTGATTACAGTAGATGAAAACGGGGTGGTAAGTTTAAATAAATGCTGTGCCGTAGCAGGTTTAGGCGGAACTCCCTATAGAAGCGGCTCTTATGAATATTACGTGAATGAAGAAGTCCGTTCCAACGATCCGAAAGGGACAGGTCCTTTTATTCTGGCCAGTTTAGAATTTGAGAAATAA